A region of Kribbella sp. NBC_01245 DNA encodes the following proteins:
- a CDS encoding alpha/beta fold hydrolase, which produces MTTVVLVHGAFADSASWNGVIERLLADGTTVVAPPNHLRGLSNDAAYLKSFVKSIEGPVLLVGHSYGGAVISAAAAELPQVVGLVYIAAFVPEKGESLGSISAGFPETPFGAAIRPSTYPLPDGTDATEVHLDYASYPEVFAADLPASLTKVLAVGQRPIAVLGLEEALAVEPAWKNLPSWDLVATQDNAIHPEAQRSMAKRAGATTIEVAASHAVAVSQPDAVTGLIRQALAG; this is translated from the coding sequence GTGACCACTGTTGTCCTCGTACATGGCGCCTTTGCCGATTCCGCGAGCTGGAACGGCGTGATCGAGCGGCTGCTCGCCGACGGCACCACCGTTGTCGCGCCGCCGAACCACCTGCGCGGTTTGAGCAATGACGCGGCGTACCTGAAGAGCTTTGTGAAGTCGATCGAGGGGCCGGTGCTGCTGGTCGGTCACTCGTACGGTGGCGCGGTCATCTCGGCGGCCGCGGCTGAGCTCCCGCAGGTCGTTGGGCTGGTGTACATCGCGGCGTTCGTGCCGGAGAAGGGGGAGAGCCTCGGGAGTATCAGCGCGGGCTTTCCGGAGACGCCGTTCGGCGCGGCCATCCGCCCGTCGACGTACCCGCTGCCCGACGGGACCGACGCGACTGAGGTGCACCTGGACTACGCGTCTTATCCGGAGGTCTTCGCGGCAGATCTGCCCGCGTCGTTGACGAAGGTGCTCGCGGTCGGCCAGCGCCCGATCGCCGTACTTGGTCTTGAGGAAGCTCTCGCGGTCGAGCCCGCCTGGAAGAACCTGCCCTCCTGGGACCTCGTAGCCACCCAGGACAACGCCATCCACCCGGAAGCCCAGCGCTCCATGGCCAAACGCGCCGGCGCCACCACCATCGAGGTCGCGGCATCCCACGCCGTCGCCGTCTCCCAACCCGACGCCGTCACCGGCTTGATCCGCCAGGCGCTCGCCGGCTGA